The Periplaneta americana isolate PAMFEO1 chromosome 9, P.americana_PAMFEO1_priV1, whole genome shotgun sequence genome contains a region encoding:
- the LOC138706292 gene encoding uncharacterized protein — protein sequence MKQSSIWVLLCVNILLTVVYSKPTIYKKNENDKLEPVLVPVSSTVIPLPVYKIAFGVGVGSAGKKPTKPEEAAKLITATKKKSSSKEEEEENINIKQISKDEYEKRT from the exons ATGAAACAGTCGTCAATCTGGGTGCTGTTGTGTGTCAATATCCTGTTGACAGTTGTATATTCGAAACCAACCAtttataagaaaaatgaaaatgataaattGGAACCag TGTTGGTGCCTGTGTCCTCCACTGTAATACCTCTGCCTGTTTATAAGATCGCATTTGGAGTGGGGGTTGGCAGTGCTGGCAAGAAGCCCACTAAGCCCGAAGAAGCAGCCAAACTCATTACAG CTACTAAGAAGAAATCTTCGTctaaggaagaagaggaggagaataTTAACATAAAGCAGATATCAAaggatgaatatgaaaaacgcacTTGA